A single Microbacterium protaetiae DNA region contains:
- a CDS encoding sensor histidine kinase, whose product MRLIQWWRSQPQSIRDGLGAAAFAAISLLPVLAPYGLVLGALPVRPADTLSVLLILAQTLPLAARRTAPGWALALVGVAFAVDQCLGYPPSPAGLGVLVALYSAGAHQRRARGVTVVTSAAAYVILAVVLLVLGSPEHVWDFVTFTLVLAAAWGVGDLVRLRTTAADARAADGARAAVTDERMRVARELHDVVGHHVTSMVVQADAASLLAASGQPLSSEQLAAIADGGRRALDDLRRLLDVLGSDDTARSPAIGALGDLVRAAQAAGQRITLEEEGMPVGTDELRLAVYRIVQEGLTNALKHAPGQPTRVQVAWSANEVQVRLTTESTGSRSHRRVIPGSGRGLPGLAERVRRLGGRLHAGPDSRGRFELAAHLPLTPEEARHDT is encoded by the coding sequence GTGCGGCTGATTCAGTGGTGGCGCTCGCAGCCGCAGAGTATTCGCGACGGGCTGGGCGCGGCGGCATTCGCCGCGATCTCGCTGCTGCCCGTGCTCGCCCCTTATGGACTCGTGCTCGGCGCACTGCCGGTCAGGCCAGCCGACACCCTGTCTGTGCTGCTGATTCTCGCCCAGACGTTGCCGCTGGCCGCACGGCGCACGGCGCCCGGCTGGGCTCTCGCGCTGGTCGGCGTCGCGTTCGCCGTCGACCAGTGCCTGGGGTATCCGCCGTCACCGGCCGGCCTGGGCGTTCTGGTCGCGCTGTATTCGGCGGGCGCGCATCAGCGCCGCGCCCGCGGCGTCACCGTCGTCACGAGTGCCGCGGCCTACGTGATCCTCGCCGTCGTGCTGCTGGTGCTCGGCTCACCGGAACACGTATGGGACTTCGTGACCTTCACGCTCGTGCTCGCCGCCGCATGGGGCGTGGGCGATCTGGTCAGACTCCGCACCACTGCCGCCGACGCCCGCGCCGCCGATGGCGCCCGGGCCGCGGTGACGGATGAGCGGATGCGAGTGGCCAGGGAATTGCACGATGTGGTCGGCCACCACGTGACAAGCATGGTCGTTCAGGCCGATGCGGCGTCGCTCTTGGCGGCCTCCGGACAGCCTCTGAGTAGCGAACAGCTGGCAGCTATCGCGGACGGCGGTCGGCGGGCCCTGGACGACCTGCGCCGACTGCTCGATGTGCTCGGATCCGACGACACCGCCAGATCACCCGCGATCGGCGCCCTCGGCGACCTGGTGCGCGCGGCGCAGGCGGCCGGTCAGCGCATCACCTTGGAAGAAGAAGGGATGCCGGTCGGAACCGATGAGCTGCGCCTCGCGGTGTACCGCATCGTGCAAGAGGGCCTGACGAACGCACTCAAGCACGCACCCGGGCAGCCCACCCGGGTGCAGGTCGCGTGGTCGGCAAACGAGGTCCAGGTGCGCCTGACCACCGAGTCGACGGGTTCCCGGTCGCATCGCCGGGTCATCCCGGGCTCGGGGCGAGGACTGCCCGGGCTCGCCGAGCGGGTGCGACGTTTGGGCGGTCGCCTCCACGCCGGCCCGGATTCTCGCGGCCGCTTCGAGCTCGCCGCGCACCTTCCCCTCACCCCCGAAGAGGCACGGCATGACACCTGA
- a CDS encoding response regulator: MTPDPQNDDRLPGDSAHGNTSPGATPPGASTHGATPPGASTHGATPPDAGDGHSGIRVIIADDQAVIRAGYATILGLHPDITVVGEAGDGRAAVELARRVRPDVIVMDVRMPVLDGIAATKILAGPGVDNPPRVLVVTTFALDRYVYDALRAGASGFLLKDSSAQQLVNAVRTIAAGESLLAPAVTQALLGRFAERVLPAAPRPDSDPRLARLTPREFEVLTAIAHGDSNAEIAHALVISHETVKTYVSRILLKLELRDRVHVVVYAYRNGLVTAQG; encoded by the coding sequence ATGACACCTGACCCGCAGAACGACGACCGGCTACCCGGCGACAGCGCGCACGGCAACACCAGTCCCGGCGCCACCCCACCCGGTGCCAGCACCCACGGCGCCACCCCACCCGGTGCCAGCACCCACGGCGCCACCCCACCCGACGCCGGCGACGGTCACAGCGGCATCCGGGTGATCATCGCCGACGACCAGGCCGTGATCCGGGCCGGGTACGCCACGATCCTCGGCTTGCACCCTGACATCACCGTCGTCGGCGAGGCCGGTGACGGCCGCGCCGCGGTCGAACTCGCCCGACGCGTGCGCCCCGACGTGATAGTGATGGACGTGCGGATGCCGGTGCTCGACGGCATCGCGGCGACGAAGATCCTCGCCGGGCCGGGGGTGGATAACCCACCCCGCGTTCTCGTGGTGACGACGTTCGCACTGGACCGTTATGTCTACGACGCGCTGCGCGCGGGTGCCAGCGGTTTTCTGCTCAAGGATTCGAGCGCGCAGCAACTGGTCAATGCGGTGCGCACCATCGCCGCGGGCGAATCGCTGCTGGCTCCGGCGGTGACACAGGCCCTGCTCGGTCGTTTCGCCGAGCGGGTGCTGCCAGCCGCCCCTCGCCCCGACTCAGACCCGCGCCTGGCGCGACTGACTCCACGCGAGTTCGAAGTGCTCACCGCCATCGCCCACGGTGACTCGAACGCCGAGATCGCACATGCACTGGTGATCAGCCACGAGACCGTGAAGACCTATGTCTCGCGGATCTTGCTCAAGCTCGAGCTGCGCGACAGAGTGCATGTCGTCGTCTACGCCTATCGCAACGGCCTGGTCACCGCGCAAGGCTGA
- a CDS encoding CPBP family intramembrane glutamic endopeptidase, with the protein MNTISRGAPLLRFLRFPLVWLAIGVITVGALSTFVGAGTIPTILAVVTTLAAYGLVMRFVARRPMPELALRHALRDALIGAAIGAGFLAVSVGIITLLGGYRFTFDPTATVRALPGILAILVGGAVTEELLFRGLALQAIEKLGGSWIALGATAVLFGLIHAANPAATLWSSIAIAVEAGGLLGAAFLWRRSLWLVFALHATWNGLEQALGIPVSGHADPGVLIATVQGPAILTGGDFGLEASLVPMLVSLAITALLLVAAHRRGSLVPRTAARSHAMNEQPAASHPLSRQRAR; encoded by the coding sequence ATGAACACGATCTCGCGCGGCGCGCCGCTTCTGCGCTTCCTGCGCTTTCCCCTTGTCTGGCTCGCCATCGGCGTCATCACCGTCGGCGCTCTCTCGACCTTCGTCGGCGCCGGGACCATCCCCACGATCCTTGCTGTGGTGACAACCCTTGCCGCCTACGGGCTCGTGATGCGTTTCGTCGCCCGGCGCCCGATGCCCGAGCTCGCCCTGCGCCACGCGCTGCGCGACGCGCTGATCGGCGCCGCGATCGGCGCGGGTTTTCTCGCCGTGTCGGTGGGCATCATCACGCTGCTGGGCGGGTACCGTTTCACGTTCGACCCCACCGCCACCGTGCGGGCGCTGCCGGGGATCCTCGCCATCCTGGTCGGAGGCGCCGTCACCGAAGAGCTGCTGTTCCGCGGCCTTGCGCTGCAGGCCATCGAGAAGCTCGGCGGAAGCTGGATAGCGCTCGGCGCGACGGCTGTGCTGTTCGGTCTCATTCATGCGGCCAATCCCGCTGCCACGCTGTGGAGTTCGATCGCCATCGCCGTTGAAGCCGGCGGACTGCTCGGCGCGGCGTTCCTGTGGCGACGCAGTCTGTGGCTGGTGTTCGCGCTGCATGCCACCTGGAATGGGCTCGAGCAGGCGCTCGGCATTCCGGTGTCGGGCCACGCCGATCCGGGTGTCTTGATCGCCACGGTGCAGGGCCCGGCGATCTTGACGGGCGGCGACTTCGGCCTCGAGGCATCGCTGGTGCCGATGCTGGTCAGTCTCGCCATCACGGCGCTGCTTCTGGTCGCCGCGCATCGACGCGGCAGCCTCGTGCCGCGGACAGCCGCACGCTCACACGCGATGAACGAGCAGCCCGCGGCATCCCACCCGCTCAGCCGGCAGCGCGCGCGATGA
- a CDS encoding DUF1801 domain-containing protein, translated as MAEKTAGFTAEERAAMKARAAELRAEAKASKGAAKKEADRQGVLEAIEALSGTDKVLAQRFHEMVTETAPQLDPKTWYGFPAYGRDGKAVCFFKASAKFNSRYATIGFNDGAQLDDGALWPTEFAIVEFTPDVEKRMREIIARAAG; from the coding sequence ATGGCCGAGAAGACCGCAGGATTCACCGCCGAAGAGCGCGCTGCGATGAAGGCGCGCGCCGCCGAATTGCGGGCCGAAGCGAAGGCGTCGAAGGGCGCCGCGAAGAAAGAGGCCGACCGACAGGGCGTGCTCGAGGCCATCGAGGCGCTGAGCGGCACCGACAAGGTGTTGGCGCAGCGGTTCCACGAGATGGTCACCGAGACAGCCCCCCAGCTCGACCCGAAGACCTGGTACGGCTTTCCGGCATACGGACGCGACGGCAAGGCCGTGTGCTTCTTCAAGGCATCGGCCAAATTCAACTCGCGATACGCCACGATCGGATTCAACGATGGCGCGCAGCTCGACGACGGCGCGCTGTGGCCCACCGAATTCGCGATCGTGGAGTTCACGCCCGACGTCGAGAAGCGCATGCGCGAGATCATCGCGCGCGCTGCCGGCTGA
- a CDS encoding pyridoxamine 5'-phosphate oxidase family protein, with protein sequence MTLDPSDRAAVAAFIRSEARAVVATVTDQGAPEAALVGAAALDDGTLVFDAPAHTRKIANMQGHARVAVVVGLCRDVSLQLEGDAIVTDGAERDRLGAAYNAQLPGSRALDAGFAVVAVRPDWVRVYDVSGGAAQVAEAAW encoded by the coding sequence ATGACCCTCGATCCGTCAGACCGCGCCGCTGTGGCCGCCTTCATCCGCTCTGAGGCGCGTGCCGTCGTTGCGACCGTGACCGACCAGGGCGCCCCCGAAGCGGCGCTGGTCGGGGCGGCCGCGCTCGACGACGGAACGCTGGTCTTCGACGCCCCCGCGCACACGCGAAAGATCGCCAACATGCAGGGACACGCCCGCGTCGCGGTCGTCGTCGGCCTGTGCCGCGATGTCTCGCTGCAGCTCGAGGGTGACGCGATCGTCACCGACGGCGCAGAGCGCGACAGGTTGGGCGCCGCGTACAACGCCCAACTGCCGGGTTCGCGTGCCCTTGACGCGGGGTTCGCCGTCGTGGCCGTCCGGCCCGACTGGGTGCGGGTTTATGACGTGTCGGGCGGGGCTGCGCAGGTGGCCGAAGCCGCCTGGTGA
- a CDS encoding histidine phosphatase family protein, protein MHFTPASDGPSIVLVRHGETEWSRAGRHTSTTDIGLTERGEQQARRIGAALRERRFAVVLCSPRRRARETAALAGFADPIVDDDLVEWDYGALEGRTSRDISAQIGHPWSIWTASPPDPTPAETAAEIARRADAVIERLQTTVEQGQDAAVFSHAHFLRVLAARWLDLPPTEGARFALDAGGISELGFEHDARVVTRWNLPA, encoded by the coding sequence ATGCATTTCACTCCGGCATCCGATGGTCCCTCGATCGTGCTCGTCCGCCACGGCGAGACCGAGTGGAGCAGGGCCGGACGCCACACGTCGACCACCGATATCGGTCTGACGGAGCGCGGCGAGCAGCAGGCGCGGCGCATCGGCGCTGCACTGCGCGAGAGGCGGTTCGCCGTCGTGCTGTGCAGCCCGCGCCGGCGGGCGCGCGAGACCGCGGCACTGGCCGGATTCGCCGACCCGATCGTGGATGACGACCTCGTCGAGTGGGACTACGGCGCGCTCGAAGGCCGAACCAGCAGAGACATCTCGGCGCAGATCGGCCACCCGTGGAGCATCTGGACGGCATCCCCGCCCGATCCGACGCCTGCCGAGACGGCAGCCGAAATCGCCCGACGCGCGGATGCCGTCATCGAGCGTCTGCAGACAACGGTCGAGCAGGGGCAGGATGCCGCGGTTTTCTCACACGCGCATTTTCTGCGCGTGCTCGCCGCGCGGTGGCTCGACCTGCCGCCGACGGAGGGGGCGCGCTTCGCGCTCGACGCCGGCGGCATCAGTGAGCTCGGTTTCGAGCACGACGCGCGGGTGGTCACCCGGTGGAATCTGCCGGCCTGA
- a CDS encoding MarR family winged helix-turn-helix transcriptional regulator, producing the protein MARDTDTAEILGALILISRRGVADARTTGTALSMTAQSIIGYIVDNPGCRSADIARDFRLNRSTLSRQIGDLLGAGLVREAAGPGRGRPLELTPAGERAYRETIAVLTGVVAEAIHEWTDAEVDRFARDLVRFTVGAAPA; encoded by the coding sequence ATGGCCCGCGATACCGACACCGCCGAGATCCTCGGCGCACTGATCCTCATTTCGCGCCGCGGGGTCGCCGACGCCCGCACCACCGGCACCGCCCTGAGCATGACCGCGCAGTCGATCATCGGGTACATCGTCGACAACCCGGGATGCCGCTCGGCCGACATCGCGCGCGACTTTCGGCTGAACCGCTCCACCCTCTCGCGCCAAATCGGCGACCTTCTCGGCGCCGGACTCGTGCGCGAGGCCGCCGGCCCCGGCCGCGGCCGCCCCCTCGAACTCACCCCCGCCGGCGAGCGCGCCTACCGCGAGACCATCGCCGTGCTCACCGGCGTGGTCGCCGAGGCGATCCACGAGTGGACCGATGCCGAGGTCGACCGCTTTGCCCGCGACCTCGTCCGGTTCACCGTCGGGGCGGCTCCCGCCTGA
- a CDS encoding 3-hydroxyacyl-CoA dehydrogenase, which translates to MNDITVLGTGVLGSQIAFQTAYSGYAVVAYDVSDEVLETAKNRFAKLAKTYARDLGDQAKADAALERIRYSADLADAVAQADLVIEAVPEKLELKREVYTKLGEVAPAKTIFATNSSTLLPSAIAEFTGRPERFLALHFANQIWVHNTAEIMGHPGTDPQVYDEVVAFATSIGMVPIQLHKERSGYVLNSLLVPLLNAAGDLLVEGIASPEDIDAVWRIGTGAPQGPFQIFDVVGLTTAYNISAAGGEKQQAFAKLLKENYIDQGKLGIATGEGFYSYK; encoded by the coding sequence ATGAACGACATCACCGTGCTGGGCACCGGAGTGCTCGGCTCGCAGATTGCTTTCCAGACCGCCTACAGCGGCTATGCCGTCGTCGCGTACGACGTCAGCGACGAGGTGCTCGAGACCGCGAAGAACCGGTTCGCGAAGCTCGCGAAGACCTACGCGCGCGATCTCGGTGACCAGGCGAAGGCCGATGCGGCGCTGGAACGCATTCGGTACAGCGCCGATCTCGCCGACGCCGTGGCGCAGGCCGACCTCGTCATCGAGGCGGTGCCCGAGAAGCTCGAGCTCAAGCGCGAGGTGTACACGAAACTCGGTGAGGTCGCGCCGGCGAAGACGATCTTCGCGACGAACTCGTCGACGTTGCTGCCCTCGGCCATCGCCGAGTTCACCGGACGCCCTGAGCGGTTCCTCGCCCTGCACTTCGCGAACCAGATCTGGGTGCACAACACCGCCGAGATCATGGGACACCCCGGCACCGATCCGCAGGTGTACGACGAGGTCGTCGCCTTCGCCACGAGCATCGGCATGGTGCCGATCCAGCTGCACAAAGAGCGCTCGGGCTACGTGCTCAACTCGCTTCTCGTGCCGTTGCTGAACGCGGCCGGCGACCTGCTCGTCGAGGGCATCGCCTCGCCCGAAGACATCGACGCCGTCTGGCGCATCGGCACCGGTGCACCCCAGGGCCCGTTCCAGATCTTCGATGTCGTGGGCCTGACCACCGCCTACAACATCTCGGCCGCCGGCGGCGAGAAGCAGCAGGCGTTCGCGAAGCTGCTCAAGGAGAACTACATCGACCAGGGCAAGCTCGGCATCGCGACCGGCGAGGGCTTCTACTCGTACAAGTGA
- a CDS encoding 4a-hydroxytetrahydrobiopterin dehydratase, translating into MVESTESMPITQLFPQEFHETPGTEDWRVLFWGAHVFYRTESFAQAAAFVADIAQAAAEVGHDPDVDVRPEGVVVRTFSRIDGALSRKDADLAVAVSAAAHARGLTADPTMLKVVGIAVAQDAGADMRPFFESVFGYVRVGDEDLIDPLRRGPHLWFHELTPAKPGRGRTHIDLSVPADVAEDRMHAALAHGGRDVNGEIMPKTWTVASPENHGVDIAGWADLEA; encoded by the coding sequence ATGGTCGAGTCGACGGAATCGATGCCGATCACCCAGCTTTTTCCGCAGGAGTTCCACGAGACGCCCGGCACCGAAGACTGGCGCGTGCTGTTCTGGGGCGCGCACGTGTTCTACCGAACGGAATCGTTCGCTCAGGCGGCCGCCTTCGTTGCCGACATCGCCCAGGCTGCGGCCGAGGTCGGGCACGACCCCGACGTCGATGTGCGGCCGGAGGGGGTGGTCGTGCGCACGTTCTCGCGTATCGACGGGGCCCTCAGCCGCAAAGACGCCGATCTCGCCGTCGCCGTCAGCGCGGCCGCGCATGCGCGCGGGCTGACGGCCGACCCCACGATGCTGAAGGTCGTCGGCATCGCGGTGGCGCAAGATGCCGGTGCTGACATGCGGCCGTTCTTCGAGTCGGTGTTCGGCTATGTGCGGGTGGGCGACGAAGACCTGATCGACCCGCTGCGACGCGGCCCGCACTTGTGGTTCCATGAGCTCACGCCGGCCAAGCCCGGGCGCGGCCGTACGCACATCGATCTGTCGGTGCCGGCAGACGTTGCCGAAGACCGCATGCACGCGGCTCTCGCCCATGGCGGCAGGGACGTGAACGGCGAGATCATGCCGAAGACGTGGACCGTCGCCTCGCCCGAGAACCATGGCGTCGACATCGCCGGGTGGGCAGACCTCGAGGCGTGA
- a CDS encoding NUDIX hydrolase translates to MSDAPDDARAALSALAAPDHWPRFDRVRVDAATGRRSAVLMLFGAADGSDGERPIAPDDAAVLLLRRASSLRHHPGQIGFPGGGLEDGDDGPVGAAVREAVEETGIDPRGVELFSPLPELPLAVSNNLVTPVPAWWRHPSPVWAVDAAETEEVFLAPVGELLDPQNRRSVARVRGMRIPAMPAFQLGERLIWGFTGVVLSGLFDTLGWTRPWDAGRLVEPDA, encoded by the coding sequence GTGAGTGATGCCCCCGACGACGCCCGTGCCGCCCTCTCTGCTCTCGCAGCGCCCGATCACTGGCCGCGGTTCGATCGCGTGCGGGTGGATGCCGCAACCGGCCGTCGATCAGCGGTGCTCATGCTCTTCGGCGCGGCCGACGGCTCAGACGGCGAGCGGCCCATCGCCCCCGACGACGCCGCGGTGCTTCTGCTGCGGCGCGCGTCGAGTCTGCGACATCACCCCGGTCAGATCGGCTTTCCCGGCGGCGGGCTTGAAGACGGCGACGACGGACCCGTGGGTGCGGCCGTGCGCGAGGCCGTCGAAGAGACCGGGATCGATCCACGCGGCGTCGAGCTTTTCTCTCCGCTACCCGAGCTGCCGCTGGCGGTGAGCAACAACCTCGTGACACCGGTGCCGGCGTGGTGGCGGCATCCCTCCCCCGTATGGGCGGTGGATGCGGCCGAGACCGAAGAGGTGTTCCTGGCACCCGTGGGCGAACTGCTCGATCCGCAGAACCGCCGCAGCGTCGCGCGGGTGCGGGGCATGCGCATCCCGGCCATGCCCGCCTTTCAGCTCGGCGAGCGGCTCATCTGGGGTTTCACCGGGGTGGTGCTGTCGGGCTTGTTCGACACTCTCGGCTGGACGAGGCCCTGGGATGCCGGTCGGTTGGTCGAACCCGACGCCTGA
- a CDS encoding GNAT family N-acetyltransferase, translating to MLIRDATPADAAAIAAIYNDAVLHTTATWHTTTVDADERRAWIAARQTAGFPVLVAADDGDVIGYATYGDWRAWEGYRFTVEHSVYVRADRRSRGLGRTLLERLIAHARAAGKHVMVAGIGSENAGSIALHERLGFTEVGRMPQVGAKFGRWLDLVFLQLVLDDRAEPGD from the coding sequence ATGCTGATCAGAGACGCGACACCGGCGGATGCCGCAGCCATCGCCGCGATCTACAACGATGCCGTGCTGCACACCACCGCCACCTGGCACACGACCACCGTCGATGCCGACGAGCGCCGCGCGTGGATCGCGGCCCGACAGACCGCGGGGTTTCCTGTGCTCGTCGCCGCAGACGACGGCGACGTGATCGGCTACGCCACCTACGGTGACTGGCGCGCCTGGGAGGGGTATCGCTTCACCGTCGAGCATTCCGTCTATGTGCGCGCGGATCGGCGCAGCAGGGGCCTGGGCCGCACGCTGCTGGAGCGGCTCATCGCCCACGCACGTGCCGCAGGAAAGCACGTCATGGTCGCCGGCATCGGGTCGGAGAACGCCGGGTCGATAGCCCTGCACGAGCGGCTCGGCTTCACCGAGGTGGGCAGGATGCCGCAGGTCGGGGCGAAGTTCGGCCGCTGGCTCGATCTCGTGTTTCTGCAGCTCGTTCTCGACGACCGCGCCGAGCCGGGCGACTGA
- a CDS encoding PPOX class F420-dependent oxidoreductase, protein MSELSRILPAGRRHLLEKPLYGHLGTVRPDGTVQVNPMWFEFDGEHVRFTHTTKRQKYRNLQHNPSMALSIVDPDQPTRYLEVAGRLVEIVPDPDGAFYVRLQNRYGNASTNPPGDKADRVILVMSIERATGQ, encoded by the coding sequence ATGAGCGAACTCTCCCGCATCCTTCCCGCCGGTCGCCGGCACCTGCTCGAGAAGCCGCTGTACGGCCATCTGGGCACGGTAAGGCCCGATGGCACCGTGCAGGTCAACCCGATGTGGTTCGAGTTCGACGGCGAGCATGTGCGGTTCACCCACACGACGAAGCGCCAGAAATACCGCAACCTGCAGCACAACCCGTCGATGGCGCTGTCGATCGTCGATCCCGATCAGCCGACCCGCTACCTCGAGGTCGCCGGACGCCTGGTCGAGATCGTCCCTGACCCCGACGGCGCCTTCTATGTACGGCTGCAGAACCGCTACGGCAACGCGTCGACGAACCCACCTGGCGACAAGGCCGACCGGGTCATCCTCGTCATGTCGATCGAGCGCGCCACCGGGCAGTAG
- a CDS encoding class I SAM-dependent methyltransferase, whose amino-acid sequence MIDDPTRTNDGSAGDADYGAIGRDYTSYRQPDPRIFAVVAAAFGDARTIVNVGAGAGSYEPTDRNVTPVEPSATMRAQRPAWLAQAIDASAEALPFADDAFEAALASFTVHQWSDLGAGLREMRRVTTGPVVILTCDPAALDRYWLNEYVPEIIATEARRFPAPGEIATALGGHVSVTTVPIPLDCTDGFGEAYYGRPEALLDPGARLANSAWSFVDDDVEPRFVRRLTADLADGTWDARWGHLRTQPTFDGSLRLIVATRR is encoded by the coding sequence ATGATCGATGACCCGACCCGCACGAACGATGGCAGCGCCGGCGACGCCGACTACGGCGCGATCGGCCGCGACTACACCTCGTACCGGCAGCCCGACCCGCGCATCTTCGCGGTCGTCGCCGCCGCGTTCGGCGATGCCCGCACGATCGTCAACGTCGGCGCCGGCGCCGGCTCGTACGAGCCCACCGATCGAAACGTCACGCCGGTCGAACCCAGCGCCACCATGCGTGCCCAGCGTCCGGCCTGGCTCGCGCAAGCCATCGACGCGAGCGCTGAGGCTCTGCCCTTTGCCGATGACGCCTTCGAGGCGGCTCTGGCCTCGTTCACTGTGCACCAGTGGAGCGACCTCGGCGCCGGGCTGCGCGAGATGCGCCGCGTCACGACGGGGCCGGTCGTCATCCTCACCTGCGACCCGGCGGCGCTCGACCGGTACTGGCTGAACGAGTACGTACCCGAGATCATCGCCACCGAGGCGCGGCGCTTTCCGGCGCCGGGCGAGATCGCAACGGCACTGGGCGGCCACGTCTCGGTCACGACCGTGCCCATCCCGCTCGACTGCACCGACGGATTCGGTGAGGCCTACTATGGGCGTCCCGAGGCGCTTCTCGACCCCGGCGCCCGCCTGGCCAACTCCGCGTGGAGCTTCGTCGACGATGACGTCGAACCCCGCTTCGTGCGCCGACTCACCGCCGATCTCGCCGACGGCACCTGGGATGCGCGTTGGGGGCACTTGCGCACGCAGCCGACGTTCGATGGCTCGCTGCGACTCATCGTCGCAACGCGGCGGTGA
- a CDS encoding MFS transporter, protein MTAASTPLKSGRLITVLAFAGILGALTQTLVVPLIAELPVIFHTSSSNASWVITVTLLAGAVATPIIGRLGDMYGKKRILLLALVPMLVGSVVCALAGGLVPMIIGRGLQGIAAGTVPLGISLLHDLLPHEKVHGAVALMSASMGIGGALGLPLAAGVAQYASWRVLFWVVAVLTALTILFSWIIVPRDRARPAASRSFDYAGAVVLAIGVVALLLGVSKGSEWGWTSTLTLSLLIGSVVVFLIWGWWELRTPHRLVDLRATARRPVLLTNLASVLVGFAMYAQSLVIPQLMQLPVETGYGHGQTMLQMGLWMAPMGLGMMAVSPLGGWVTRHYSAKTTLIIGSIIIALGYGASTLVTGSLVGLMITSTVASAGVGFAYGAMPALIMATTPAKDKAAANGFNSLMRSFGTTASAAVLGVVLAQLSTPMGPYTVPTLAGIRISLLIGCGVAVGAAVLAALTSSRKSVVVSAEALLAETESAALPVDGEFLAGDAAAQVARER, encoded by the coding sequence ATGACCGCAGCATCCACCCCCCTCAAGAGCGGCCGGCTCATCACCGTGCTGGCGTTCGCCGGCATTCTGGGCGCGCTCACCCAGACCCTGGTGGTTCCGCTCATCGCCGAGCTTCCGGTGATCTTCCACACGAGCAGCTCGAACGCATCGTGGGTCATCACCGTGACACTGCTGGCCGGCGCCGTCGCGACGCCCATCATCGGGCGGCTCGGTGACATGTACGGCAAGAAGCGTATCCTGCTGCTCGCCCTTGTGCCGATGCTCGTCGGCTCGGTGGTCTGTGCGCTTGCGGGCGGGCTCGTGCCGATGATCATCGGTCGCGGGCTGCAGGGGATCGCCGCCGGGACCGTGCCCCTGGGCATCAGCCTGCTGCACGATCTGCTGCCGCACGAGAAGGTGCACGGCGCGGTGGCGCTGATGAGCGCCTCGATGGGCATCGGCGGCGCGCTCGGTCTGCCGCTGGCTGCCGGTGTGGCCCAGTACGCGAGCTGGCGGGTGCTGTTCTGGGTCGTGGCGGTGCTGACGGCTCTCACGATTCTGTTCTCGTGGATCATCGTGCCGCGCGACCGGGCCCGGCCCGCGGCATCCCGCAGCTTCGACTATGCCGGCGCGGTGGTGCTCGCCATCGGTGTCGTCGCGCTGCTGCTGGGCGTGTCGAAGGGGTCGGAATGGGGCTGGACGAGCACGCTGACGTTGTCGCTGCTGATCGGATCGGTCGTCGTGTTCCTGATCTGGGGATGGTGGGAGCTGCGCACGCCCCACCGGCTCGTCGATTTGCGGGCGACGGCCCGCCGGCCCGTGCTGTTGACAAACCTCGCATCGGTGCTGGTCGGCTTCGCTATGTATGCGCAGTCGCTCGTGATTCCGCAACTCATGCAGCTGCCCGTCGAAACGGGCTATGGACACGGACAGACGATGCTGCAGATGGGGCTGTGGATGGCTCCGATGGGCCTCGGGATGATGGCGGTCTCGCCGCTGGGCGGATGGGTCACGCGCCACTACAGCGCCAAGACCACGCTCATCATCGGCTCGATCATCATCGCCCTCGGCTACGGAGCCTCGACGCTGGTCACCGGGTCGCTGGTCGGACTGATGATCACCAGCACGGTCGCCAGCGCAGGTGTCGGGTTCGCCTATGGTGCGATGCCGGCTCTGATCATGGCCACGACACCGGCGAAAGACAAGGCGGCTGCCAACGGCTTCAACTCGCTCATGCGGTCGTTCGGCACCACGGCGTCGGCCGCGGTGCTCGGTGTCGTGCTCGCACAGTTGAGCACGCCGATGGGCCCGTACACCGTGCCGACGCTGGCCGGCATTCGTATCTCGCTGTTGATCGGGTGCGGCGTCGCCGTGGGAGCGGCCGTGCTGGCGGCGCTGACCTCGTCGCGCAAGAGCGTCGTGGTGTCGGCCGAGGCGCTGCTGGCCGAGACGGAATCGGCGGCGCTGCCCGTCGACGGTGAGTTTCTGGCGGGGGATGCCGCGGCACAAGTCGCGCGCGAGCGGTAG